Proteins from one Natrinema salifodinae genomic window:
- a CDS encoding dihydrodipicolinate synthase family protein, whose amino-acid sequence MPLSAQQVRSRLRGVAVGLLTPFDDDLELQHEKIAENARTLYDEGIRAFLVTANISEYHSLSTSERVAVAETSVNALPSDACVLAGVGGSTAAAQELIRAYDRIGVDAMMIMPPDHTYLHEQGLLEYYRELSSGTETPLVPYVRGFDPSVDYLASLTRVDGVIGIKYALKDPVKLGAGVAAGADDVVWVDGLAEPFAVSFWAEGAEGFSAGVSNFRPEIGLELFDALSEGDWKRARELRNICLPYQNFRDETGQENEIEGAISVSAVKKGLELAGLNGGAVREPIRPLAPEEERRAEELYSQLEDDIESLIE is encoded by the coding sequence ATGCCGTTGTCAGCCCAGCAAGTACGGAGTCGTCTCCGCGGCGTTGCCGTCGGGTTACTGACCCCGTTCGACGACGACCTCGAACTCCAACACGAGAAGATCGCGGAGAACGCCCGGACGCTGTACGACGAGGGAATTCGAGCGTTTCTGGTGACCGCGAACATCAGCGAGTATCACTCGCTCTCGACGAGCGAGCGAGTCGCCGTCGCCGAAACGAGCGTGAACGCGCTCCCGTCCGACGCCTGCGTTCTCGCCGGCGTCGGCGGAAGTACGGCCGCTGCGCAGGAACTGATCCGCGCGTACGACCGCATCGGTGTCGACGCGATGATGATCATGCCGCCCGATCACACCTACCTCCACGAACAGGGGCTGTTGGAGTACTATCGCGAACTTTCCTCGGGGACAGAAACCCCGCTCGTCCCCTACGTCCGCGGATTCGATCCGTCGGTCGACTACCTCGCCAGCCTCACCCGCGTCGACGGAGTCATCGGAATCAAATACGCGCTGAAAGATCCCGTCAAGCTCGGGGCGGGCGTCGCCGCCGGCGCCGACGACGTCGTCTGGGTGGACGGACTCGCAGAACCGTTCGCCGTCTCCTTCTGGGCCGAAGGCGCGGAGGGGTTTTCGGCGGGCGTCAGCAACTTCCGACCGGAGATCGGCCTCGAACTGTTCGACGCGCTCTCCGAGGGCGACTGGAAACGGGCCCGCGAACTTCGGAATATCTGCCTCCCGTACCAGAACTTCCGGGACGAGACCGGCCAGGAAAACGAGATCGAGGGTGCGATCAGCGTCTCCGCCGTCAAGAAGGGACTCGAACTCGCCGGCCTCAACGGCGGCGCCGTTCGCGAACCGATTCGGCCGCTCGCGCCCGAAGAGGAACGACGAGCCGAGGAACTCTACAGTCAACTCGAGGACGACATCGAATCGCTCATCGAGTAA